The following proteins come from a genomic window of Candidatus Sysuiplasma jiujiangense:
- a CDS encoding prenyltransferase: MTKPGVVIRGLRIPMYWASGGPILITAALALSRGEMKFPVLFTLGAAALLIFEVGVNIMAEIADNAESVMITQEETWIPTGPYLVKYGGKSAEQLTGYGIFTLLLAGIIGLYIAASTGFVVIILIGMSGLAMTFIYAFPPMELGLRGFGEPVAFFSFGPLPMLALYFIASDHISALPIIFSLPTAFWVTSIRYAHHLPDAGMRRGARYAAAHAFRLKHAMAFITLFSMLALASVASLVIIAGYSMLVPLVFSLLLTAYILLVVRRNCSDATCFSRQTAHLLLLQFAGTVLIAAALLAAH; the protein is encoded by the coding sequence GATTGCGCATCCCGATGTACTGGGCATCGGGCGGTCCCATACTGATTACAGCAGCGCTGGCGCTCTCCCGTGGCGAGATGAAATTCCCGGTGCTCTTCACGCTGGGTGCTGCTGCTCTTCTGATTTTCGAGGTGGGCGTCAACATAATGGCGGAAATAGCGGACAACGCCGAATCAGTCATGATAACACAGGAGGAGACGTGGATCCCGACCGGACCGTACCTGGTGAAATACGGCGGGAAAAGCGCTGAGCAGCTTACAGGATACGGCATATTCACGCTGCTCCTCGCGGGAATTATCGGCCTTTATATTGCGGCCTCCACGGGTTTCGTCGTAATAATACTCATAGGCATGTCCGGGCTGGCCATGACATTCATTTACGCATTCCCGCCGATGGAACTCGGGCTGAGGGGGTTTGGCGAGCCTGTTGCCTTTTTCTCTTTCGGTCCGCTGCCGATGCTTGCGCTGTACTTCATAGCGTCGGATCATATTAGTGCGCTGCCGATCATCTTCTCACTGCCTACCGCTTTCTGGGTAACTTCTATAAGATACGCACATCATCTTCCTGATGCCGGAATGAGGAGAGGTGCAAGGTATGCGGCTGCGCATGCTTTCAGGTTAAAACATGCCATGGCATTCATAACACTCTTCAGCATGCTTGCACTTGCTTCCGTCGCTTCGCTCGTAATTATTGCCGGCTACTCGATGCTCGTTCCGCTTGTGTTTTCACTGCTGCTCACAGCATATATTCTTCTCGTAGTGAGGAGGAACTGTTCGGATGCGACGTGTTTTTCCAGGCAGACAGCACATCTTCTCCTTCTCCAGTTTGCAGGAACGGTCCTCATCGCTGCGGCACTGCTGGC